The following are encoded in a window of Bacillus sp. SORGH_AS_0510 genomic DNA:
- a CDS encoding LLM class flavin-dependent oxidoreductase encodes MTSIHIPVSVLNLAPIREGQTPKQAIDSMVDLAQAVEKLGYKRYWIAEHHNTPTLVSSATSILIKHTLEHTNTILVGSGGIMLPNHAPLVVAEQFGTLATIYPNRVELGLGRAPGTDMMTANALRRSKNDSVYTFPEDVKALLTYFGPEDIQSYVKAYPGVGTNIPLYILGSSTDSAYLAASLGLPYVFASHFAPRYMEEAIKIYRSRFQPSEYLDQPYMMVCLNVIAAETDEEAQWLSTTMQQFFLNVVRGSRNPLQPPVEDMDKIWNPMEKEMAASMSSVTLLGSKETIRNQLTSFQNYYEVDEIMAVSYIYDPEKQKRSYEILKEVVDGK; translated from the coding sequence ATGACATCAATTCATATACCCGTTTCCGTCCTTAATCTAGCACCAATTCGTGAGGGACAAACACCTAAACAAGCAATTGATTCGATGGTAGATTTGGCACAAGCGGTAGAAAAACTGGGCTATAAACGCTATTGGATCGCAGAACATCACAACACACCTACTCTAGTTAGTTCAGCAACGTCGATTTTAATTAAACATACATTAGAGCATACAAATACCATACTTGTGGGGTCTGGTGGAATCATGCTTCCAAATCATGCTCCGTTAGTAGTTGCGGAACAGTTCGGTACGTTGGCAACTATCTATCCAAATCGTGTGGAATTAGGTCTAGGCCGTGCACCCGGTACAGATATGATGACAGCAAATGCATTAAGACGATCGAAAAATGACTCTGTATACACTTTCCCAGAGGATGTTAAAGCACTTCTTACCTATTTTGGTCCAGAAGATATCCAGAGTTATGTGAAAGCATATCCTGGCGTTGGAACTAATATACCGCTCTATATATTAGGTTCTTCTACAGATTCGGCTTATTTAGCGGCAAGTTTGGGGCTGCCATATGTTTTTGCTTCCCACTTTGCACCAAGATATATGGAAGAAGCTATTAAGATTTACCGTAGTCGATTCCAGCCTTCTGAATACTTGGATCAACCATATATGATGGTATGTTTAAATGTGATTGCAGCAGAGACGGATGAGGAAGCACAGTGGTTGTCAACGACCATGCAGCAATTTTTCCTAAATGTGGTGCGTGGTTCGAGAAATCCATTACAGCCTCCTGTTGAAGATATGGATAAGATTTGGAATCCAATGGAAAAAGAAATGGCTGCTTCTATGTCTAGTGTGACGCTTTTAGGTAGTAAAGAGACAATCAGGAATCAATTAACATCCTTCCAAAATTACTATGAAGTGGATGAAATTATGGCTGTTTCATACATCTATGACCCAGAAAAACAAAAACGGTCATACGAAATTTTAAAAGAAGTTGTTGATGGTAAATAA
- the serC gene encoding 3-phosphoserine/phosphohydroxythreonine transaminase has translation MKLQVHRTYNFNAGPSALPFSVLEKAQAELIDFRGTGMSVMELSHRSHTYEEVHNQAINSLKELLLIPDSYEVLFLQGGASLQFSMIPMNFLKPGYKASYIMTGSWSEKAFSEAKLFGDVYHAASTKEGNYRSIPNVEHIKYHAEDSYLHLTSNNTIYGTQWKNFPDSGNVPLIADMSSDILSKPIDVNKFALIYAGAQKNLGPSGVTVVIIRKDLLEQANTSIPTMLKYSTHAKNNSLYNTPPTFGIYMLGEVLNWVRQLGGLTAISNQNEQKAKFIYDVIDTSNGFYAGHAVPESRSLMNITFNLESEELEMKFLERAKSEGFVGISGHRSIGGCRVSAYNAVPIEACKAFSEFMIDFQTKNS, from the coding sequence ATGAAATTGCAAGTACACCGTACCTATAATTTTAATGCAGGTCCGTCCGCTTTACCGTTTTCTGTTTTAGAAAAAGCTCAAGCAGAACTGATTGATTTTCGTGGTACAGGGATGTCTGTCATGGAGTTAAGCCATCGAAGCCACACCTATGAAGAAGTACATAATCAAGCAATCAACAGTTTAAAAGAATTGTTATTAATCCCTGATTCCTATGAAGTTCTCTTCCTCCAAGGAGGAGCAAGTCTTCAATTTTCAATGATTCCTATGAACTTTTTAAAGCCTGGGTATAAAGCAAGTTACATTATGACAGGATCTTGGTCTGAAAAGGCCTTCTCAGAGGCTAAGTTATTTGGGGATGTCTATCATGCAGCTTCCACTAAGGAAGGAAATTACCGAAGTATTCCTAACGTTGAACATATAAAATACCATGCTGAGGATTCCTATTTACACCTTACATCCAACAATACTATTTACGGTACACAATGGAAAAACTTCCCTGATAGTGGAAATGTTCCACTAATTGCAGACATGTCGAGTGATATTCTTTCAAAGCCGATTGATGTAAATAAGTTTGCTCTTATCTACGCTGGCGCACAGAAGAATTTGGGTCCTTCAGGCGTAACAGTGGTTATCATTCGAAAAGACCTATTAGAGCAAGCCAATACTTCTATTCCAACGATGTTAAAATATAGTACACACGCTAAAAATAATTCACTATATAACACACCTCCAACTTTTGGGATTTACATGTTAGGAGAGGTGCTTAACTGGGTTCGTCAATTAGGTGGATTAACTGCCATATCAAATCAGAATGAACAAAAAGCAAAATTTATTTATGATGTAATTGACACAAGTAATGGTTTTTATGCTGGTCATGCAGTTCCAGAAAGTCGATCACTAATGAATATAACCTTTAACTTAGAATCAGAAGAACTAGAAATGAAATTTTTAGAACGTGCTAAATCAGAAGGATTTGTTGGAATAAGTGGTCACCGATCAATCGGTGGATGCCGTGTCTCTGCATACAATGCTGTACCAATTGAGGCATGCAAGGCATTCAGTGAGTTTATGATTGATTTCCAAACAAAAAATTCCTAG
- a CDS encoding NupC/NupG family nucleoside CNT transporter: MKYIIAIIGLLIVFALAYVASNNRKNIKIKPIIIMVVIQIILAWLLLNTKFGLVLVKGFADIFTKLLEYAASGISFVFGGLANKGEMSFFLEVLLPIVFISVLIGILQHFKILPFIMKGIGLLLSKINGMGKLESYNAVASAIVGQSEVFITVKKQLGQLQPHRLYTLCASAMSTVSMSIVGAYMTMIEPRYVVTALVINLFGGFIISSIINPYTVSESEDILVIQEEKQSFFEMIGEYIIDGFKVAIIVGAMLIGFVALMAGINNVFDLIFGISFQEILGYIFAPVAIIMGVPLSEAVSAGGIMATKLVTNEFVAMMDLAKIQENFTPRTLGIISVFLVSFANFSSIGIISGAVKSLNEKQGNAVARFGLKLLFGATLVSILSSVIVSIVL; encoded by the coding sequence ATGAAATACATCATTGCTATCATTGGTTTACTAATTGTTTTTGCACTTGCCTATGTTGCAAGTAATAACCGAAAAAATATTAAAATTAAGCCTATCATTATAATGGTTGTTATTCAAATCATATTAGCTTGGCTATTATTAAATACAAAATTCGGATTAGTATTAGTAAAAGGCTTTGCAGATATTTTTACAAAGTTATTAGAGTATGCGGCCAGCGGAATTTCATTTGTCTTTGGCGGACTAGCAAATAAAGGAGAAATGTCGTTCTTCCTTGAAGTATTGCTGCCAATCGTATTTATTTCAGTATTAATTGGGATTCTACAGCATTTCAAAATACTTCCTTTTATTATGAAAGGAATTGGATTATTGCTAAGCAAGATTAATGGAATGGGGAAATTAGAGTCTTATAATGCAGTTGCATCTGCAATTGTTGGACAATCTGAAGTATTTATTACTGTAAAAAAACAGCTTGGCCAGTTACAGCCACATCGTTTATACACATTATGTGCTTCAGCCATGTCAACTGTTTCTATGTCTATTGTCGGTGCTTATATGACAATGATTGAACCTAGATATGTTGTTACTGCCTTAGTTATTAACTTATTTGGCGGATTCATTATTTCATCTATTATTAATCCGTATACGGTGTCAGAAAGTGAAGATATTCTTGTTATTCAAGAAGAAAAACAAAGCTTTTTCGAAATGATAGGGGAGTACATCATTGATGGTTTTAAAGTTGCCATCATTGTTGGTGCCATGTTAATTGGATTTGTTGCTTTAATGGCTGGAATCAATAACGTTTTCGATTTAATTTTCGGGATTTCCTTCCAAGAAATTTTAGGATATATCTTTGCACCAGTGGCAATTATCATGGGTGTCCCATTATCTGAAGCAGTTAGTGCGGGTGGAATTATGGCGACGAAGTTAGTAACGAATGAATTTGTTGCCATGATGGATTTAGCAAAGATACAGGAAAACTTTACGCCAAGGACGTTAGGTATTATTTCTGTGTTCTTAGTTTCATTTGCAAACTTCTCTTCTATCGGTATCATTTCTGGTGCGGTTAAGAGCTTGAATGAAAAACAAGGAAATGCTGTTGCCCGTTTTGGCTTAAAGCTATTGTTTGGAGCAACTTTAGTAAGTATTTTATCATCTGTAATTGTAAGTATTGTTTTATAA
- the gntK gene encoding gluconokinase — MTSYMLGIDIGTTSTKAVLFSEQGKVIQQENIGYPLYTPDISTAEQDPEEIFAAVLTAMTKIMKNHTQRKILFISFSSAMHSLIAIDENDQPLTPCITWADNRSEGWAHKIKDELNGHEVYKRTGTPIHPMSPLSKITWIVNDLPEIAAKTKKYIGIKEYIFKKFFDQYVVDYSLASSMGMMNLKNLDWDEEALSIAGITRDQLSKLVPTTEIFTNCNLELAKQIGIDPQTPFVIGASDGVLSNLGVNAIGKGEIAVTIGTSGAIRTIIDQPQTDDKGRIFCYALTDKHWVIGGPVNNGGMVLRWIRDEFAASEVETAKRLGIDPYDVLTKIAERVRPGSDGLLFHPFLAGERAPLWNPDVRGSFFGLTLSHKKEHMIRAALEGVIFNLYTVFLALVECMEGPVTRIQATGGFARSDVWRQMMADIFDLDVVVPESYESSCLGACILGLYATGKIDSFDVASEMIGSTFKHTPKENAATEYRNLVPIFISLSRSLEEDYTKLAKYQRSLIK, encoded by the coding sequence ATGACTAGCTATATGTTAGGTATTGACATCGGTACAACAAGTACTAAAGCAGTATTATTCAGCGAACAAGGCAAAGTTATTCAACAAGAAAATATCGGTTACCCTCTTTATACGCCCGATATTTCAACTGCTGAACAGGATCCGGAAGAGATTTTTGCGGCTGTCCTTACTGCCATGACAAAAATCATGAAAAACCATACTCAGAGAAAGATTTTGTTCATTTCATTTAGCAGTGCAATGCATAGCCTGATAGCCATTGACGAAAATGACCAACCACTGACACCATGCATTACCTGGGCAGATAATCGCAGTGAAGGATGGGCTCATAAAATTAAAGATGAACTAAATGGGCATGAAGTCTATAAACGTACTGGAACCCCTATCCATCCAATGTCTCCATTAAGTAAAATTACTTGGATAGTAAATGATCTTCCGGAAATCGCTGCGAAAACAAAAAAATATATAGGGATTAAAGAATACATTTTTAAGAAGTTCTTTGATCAATATGTGGTTGACTATTCTTTGGCTTCATCTATGGGCATGATGAATTTAAAAAATTTGGATTGGGATGAAGAAGCTTTATCAATTGCGGGCATTACCCGTGACCAACTATCCAAACTCGTACCAACCACTGAGATTTTTACAAATTGTAATCTTGAATTAGCTAAACAAATCGGTATTGATCCACAGACTCCTTTCGTAATTGGTGCTAGTGATGGCGTTCTTTCAAATTTAGGGGTAAATGCGATTGGAAAAGGCGAAATTGCCGTAACAATTGGTACAAGTGGAGCAATCCGTACCATAATTGACCAACCTCAAACGGATGATAAAGGACGAATCTTTTGTTACGCATTAACGGACAAGCATTGGGTAATTGGTGGTCCTGTTAATAATGGCGGAATGGTACTTCGTTGGATAAGAGATGAGTTTGCTGCCTCAGAAGTTGAGACAGCTAAAAGACTAGGAATTGACCCTTACGATGTATTAACCAAGATTGCTGAACGCGTTAGACCTGGGTCTGACGGGTTACTCTTCCACCCATTCCTGGCTGGTGAACGTGCTCCCTTATGGAATCCTGATGTCCGTGGTTCATTTTTCGGATTAACCTTGTCACATAAGAAGGAACATATGATTCGAGCAGCATTAGAAGGTGTTATCTTCAATTTATATACAGTATTTTTGGCTCTAGTTGAGTGTATGGAAGGTCCAGTTACACGTATACAAGCAACTGGTGGATTTGCACGATCAGATGTTTGGCGTCAAATGATGGCAGATATATTCGATTTAGACGTTGTAGTACCAGAGAGTTACGAGAGCTCTTGTTTAGGTGCTTGTATTTTAGGTCTTTATGCCACAGGAAAGATTGATTCATTTGATGTAGCCTCAGAAATGATTGGCAGCACCTTCAAACATACACCAAAAGAGAATGCAGCAACAGAATACAGGAATCTAGTTCCAATCTTCATCAGCCTATCTAGGTCATTAGAAGAGGATTATACAAAACTTGCGAAGTACCAAAGAAGCTTAATAAAGTAA
- a CDS encoding DUF2187 family protein, with protein MANAKVGDVISFKRDGKDFEGEVSVIRENSVMVKYGFSKDKGEPLITVVNHKNYKVKKSK; from the coding sequence ATGGCTAACGCAAAAGTAGGAGATGTGATTTCCTTTAAACGGGATGGTAAAGATTTTGAAGGAGAAGTTTCGGTTATTAGAGAAAATTCCGTAATGGTTAAATACGGTTTCTCGAAAGATAAAGGAGAACCCCTTATAACAGTTGTTAACCACAAAAATTATAAAGTAAAAAAATCTAAATGA
- a CDS encoding RMD1 family protein encodes MEAITFKAFAITNEIDLNQIAIHCGIPKKFTWEQPLFLREQILESILDKKINEAHQMVLIFSFGSIVFINHSEAEEIAQVLKFLYSFEPDIELKNIEKYSDDYCLHINEAQLVELTDEYVVVPIFESFYPELISTVLAKSVALEKTEEQLGKIHDKLETMIDRLEKGRLRIGNKELARTTAKIVRHEYNTLAYIMILDKPDITWSSSTANEFYDRMTDFFELNDRYKILKSKTEILYNIMDGFSTISHSIRGLFVEWIIVILILVEIFLTVLEYM; translated from the coding sequence ATGGAAGCTATTACCTTTAAAGCATTTGCTATTACAAACGAGATTGATTTAAACCAAATTGCCATCCATTGCGGGATACCAAAAAAATTCACATGGGAACAACCTTTATTCCTTAGAGAACAAATCTTAGAATCAATCCTCGACAAAAAGATAAATGAAGCACATCAAATGGTACTTATTTTTTCCTTTGGGAGTATTGTATTTATTAATCACTCTGAAGCAGAGGAAATTGCACAAGTACTTAAGTTCCTTTACTCTTTCGAGCCTGACATAGAATTAAAAAATATAGAAAAATATTCGGATGACTACTGTCTCCACATTAATGAAGCACAGTTAGTAGAATTAACTGACGAATATGTGGTTGTTCCTATATTCGAGAGTTTTTATCCCGAATTAATCTCGACAGTACTTGCCAAATCAGTAGCCCTTGAAAAAACAGAGGAGCAATTAGGAAAAATTCACGATAAACTTGAGACAATGATTGACCGTCTAGAAAAAGGCAGGCTTCGCATTGGTAACAAAGAATTAGCTAGGACTACAGCAAAAATTGTCCGTCATGAATATAATACTCTTGCCTATATTATGATTTTAGATAAACCAGATATTACGTGGTCTAGTAGTACAGCCAATGAATTTTATGACCGAATGACAGACTTTTTCGAATTAAATGACCGCTATAAAATTTTGAAAAGTAAAACTGAAATTTTATATAATATTATGGATGGTTTTTCTACCATTAGTCATTCCATCAGGGGATTATTTGTTGAATGGATTATTGTTATTCTGATCTTAGTGGAGATTTTCCTTACTGTTTTAGAGTACATGTAA
- a CDS encoding GNAT family N-acetyltransferase: MQGLLLNILLKEEDSNNGKEILNWTYQPPYEFYNNECTEDSLKELLNGSYYAVVDPQNKLVGFYCIGESAQVPAGKQLGVYDAGFIDFGIGLQPEETGQGKGFDFCLFILRNLQKYFKHSPIRLTVANFNKRAIHLYENLGFVKRKEFITNNVLLYNHG; the protein is encoded by the coding sequence GTGCAAGGTCTATTATTAAATATACTTTTAAAAGAGGAGGATTCTAATAATGGCAAAGAAATTTTAAATTGGACCTATCAACCACCATATGAATTTTATAATAATGAATGTACAGAAGATTCATTAAAAGAATTATTGAATGGAAGTTATTATGCTGTAGTTGACCCTCAAAATAAATTGGTTGGATTTTATTGTATAGGAGAGTCTGCGCAAGTGCCTGCAGGAAAACAGCTGGGCGTATATGATGCTGGCTTTATCGATTTTGGAATTGGTTTGCAACCAGAAGAAACTGGACAGGGGAAAGGATTTGATTTTTGTTTATTTATTCTAAGGAACTTACAAAAGTATTTTAAACATAGTCCTATCCGTTTAACTGTTGCCAATTTTAATAAACGAGCTATTCATCTATACGAAAATCTTGGATTTGTAAAAAGGAAAGAATTTATCACAAATAATGTTCTTTTGTACAATCATGGTTAA
- the dapA gene encoding 4-hydroxy-tetrahydrodipicolinate synthase — protein MNFGQVLTAMVTPFDQHGEIDFIATKELINYLIANGSDGLVIAGTTGESPTLTTEEKVELFKFVVEVVNHRVPVIAGTGSNNTRASINLTKQAENAGVDGIMLVTPYYNKPSQEGLYQHFKAIAESTSLPVMLYNIPGRSVVNMTVETIVRLSKINNIVTVKEASGNLDAMADIINQTSNDFTLYSGDDGLTLPVLAIGGTGVVSVASHIIGNQLQEMINQFKNGAINEAAETHRNLLPIIRALFAAPSPSPVKAALNIVGVHVGGVRFPLVPLTDEEQKALQDNLPANLPKVNSK, from the coding sequence ATGAATTTTGGCCAAGTATTAACTGCAATGGTGACACCATTTGATCAACATGGAGAAATCGATTTTATTGCAACAAAAGAACTTATCAATTATTTAATCGCAAATGGCTCTGATGGATTAGTAATTGCTGGAACAACAGGAGAATCTCCTACTTTAACGACTGAAGAAAAAGTGGAGCTATTTAAATTTGTAGTTGAAGTTGTTAATCACAGAGTACCAGTCATAGCAGGAACAGGCTCTAATAATACAAGAGCATCAATTAACTTAACAAAACAAGCTGAAAATGCTGGAGTAGATGGAATTATGCTTGTTACCCCATATTACAACAAACCATCTCAGGAAGGATTATATCAACACTTTAAAGCAATTGCCGAATCCACATCTTTACCTGTGATGCTTTATAACATCCCAGGTCGAAGTGTCGTGAATATGACTGTGGAAACAATCGTCCGTTTATCCAAGATAAATAATATTGTTACGGTTAAAGAAGCGAGTGGAAACCTTGATGCAATGGCTGATATTATAAATCAAACCTCTAACGACTTTACACTTTATAGTGGTGACGATGGATTAACGTTGCCTGTATTAGCGATCGGCGGAACGGGTGTAGTATCTGTCGCTTCCCATATTATAGGAAATCAATTACAAGAAATGATCAATCAATTTAAAAATGGTGCTATAAATGAAGCTGCTGAAACTCATCGTAACTTACTTCCAATTATAAGAGCGTTATTTGCTGCACCTAGTCCTTCACCTGTAAAAGCAGCACTAAATATAGTAGGAGTCCATGTGGGAGGGGTTCGTTTCCCACTTGTCCCATTAACGGATGAAGAACAAAAAGCATTACAAGATAACTTGCCAGCCAATCTCCCTAAGGTAAACAGCAA
- a CDS encoding AmiS/UreI family transporter codes for MSFVGLFLSGAVLFLNSLMLLGKAEAKSVGIFNIFVGTIQIIIPTYLMVISGQNHWDLFNVASIFLFGLTYLYVGVTVLRGMDGSGLGWFSLWVAIIGVVYTFTSIIQFHNVVNALTWGMWAFLWFLFFLSNALNKKIDHYIGMVAFVQSWVTLTLPAILYFLGVWDTPVMNQIWFYVLMIAIFSFILGIFKTKLTINKHITQYN; via the coding sequence ATGAGTTTTGTTGGTTTGTTCCTTTCTGGCGCAGTATTATTTTTAAACAGTCTCATGCTATTAGGAAAAGCAGAAGCAAAAAGTGTGGGTATTTTTAATATATTTGTAGGAACGATACAAATAATAATCCCAACCTATTTAATGGTTATATCTGGTCAAAATCATTGGGATCTTTTTAATGTAGCTTCCATTTTTTTATTTGGCTTAACTTACTTATACGTTGGAGTTACGGTATTAAGGGGCATGGACGGCAGCGGTCTTGGATGGTTTAGTTTATGGGTAGCCATAATTGGAGTCGTCTATACTTTTACATCTATAATTCAATTCCATAATGTGGTCAATGCCTTAACTTGGGGAATGTGGGCATTTTTATGGTTTCTGTTCTTTTTATCAAATGCTCTTAATAAAAAAATTGACCATTATATAGGTATGGTGGCCTTTGTTCAATCGTGGGTAACATTGACTTTACCGGCTATACTTTACTTTCTTGGTGTTTGGGATACACCAGTAATGAACCAAATCTGGTTTTATGTATTAATGATAGCTATTTTCTCTTTCATATTAGGAATTTTCAAAACTAAATTAACAATTAATAAACATATTACTCAATATAATTAA
- a CDS encoding cell wall hydrolase encodes MKKIISALTVVASLLFASPTFAYTVKSGDTMTQIAKEHHLSLQELSRLNPQIKNIDLIYVGQTVHTSKSEGITESPEIVSVEKESPSDQPEITQGYSKHEIDLLARLVRAEAEIEPYQGKVAVACVVLNRVESDKFPNTIKDVIYQKGQFQPVSNGEINKPADKDSINAVQEALKEKRNVAAGSLFFYNPAIATSRWLDSRTTTLVIGHHVFKK; translated from the coding sequence ATGAAAAAAATAATCTCAGCACTTACTGTAGTAGCTTCACTCTTATTTGCTTCTCCCACTTTTGCTTACACTGTTAAAAGCGGAGATACTATGACACAAATAGCCAAGGAACATCATCTTAGCTTACAAGAACTTTCACGGCTGAACCCACAAATTAAAAATATTGATTTAATATATGTTGGACAAACTGTTCATACTAGTAAATCTGAGGGAATTACCGAGTCACCTGAAATAGTTTCAGTTGAAAAGGAGAGCCCTTCAGATCAACCTGAAATAACACAAGGTTACTCAAAGCACGAAATTGATTTACTAGCAAGATTAGTAAGAGCAGAAGCAGAAATCGAGCCTTATCAAGGAAAAGTGGCTGTTGCTTGTGTGGTTCTTAATAGAGTAGAGAGCGACAAATTCCCTAACACGATTAAAGACGTCATTTATCAAAAAGGCCAATTTCAGCCCGTCAGTAATGGAGAAATTAATAAACCTGCTGATAAGGACTCCATCAATGCAGTCCAAGAGGCACTAAAGGAGAAGCGAAACGTCGCTGCCGGGTCACTATTCTTCTATAACCCAGCAATAGCTACCAGTCGCTGGCTTGATTCCAGAACAACTACACTAGTGATTGGACACCATGTATTTAAAAAATAG
- a CDS encoding GntP family permease yields the protein MPLVIVAIGIIALLILIMGFKLNTFVSLIIVSFGVAIALGMKLDEIIATIEAGLGGTLGHIALIFGLGAMLGKLIADSGGAQRIAMTLVNKFGEKNIQWAVVAASFIIGIALFFEVGLVLLIPIVFAISKQLKVSILYLGIPMAAALSVTHGFLPPHPGPTTIAGEFGADLGEVLLYGFIIAIPTVIIAGPLFTKLAKKMVPASFTKTGDIASLGELKTFKLEDTPGFGISVFTAMLPVILMSIATILTLLQKTMGFADSTFLAIIRFVGGASPAMVISLLVAIYTMGLARKIPIKTVMDSCTEAISHIGMMLLIIGGGGAFKQVLINGHVGDYVAELFKGTNISPILLAWIIAAILRISLGSATVAALTTAGLVIPMLGQSDVNLALVVLATGAGSLIASHVNDAGFWMFKEYFGLSMKETFATWTLLETIISVSGLVFILFISLFV from the coding sequence ATGCCATTGGTTATTGTAGCAATTGGTATCATTGCTTTACTTATTTTAATCATGGGTTTTAAATTGAACACATTTGTTTCACTTATCATTGTTTCATTCGGTGTCGCTATTGCACTTGGAATGAAATTAGATGAAATCATCGCAACGATTGAGGCTGGATTAGGCGGAACACTAGGACATATAGCATTAATTTTTGGACTTGGTGCAATGCTTGGGAAATTAATTGCTGATTCAGGAGGCGCGCAACGAATTGCGATGACTCTCGTTAATAAATTTGGCGAAAAAAATATTCAATGGGCTGTAGTGGCTGCTTCGTTCATTATTGGAATCGCTTTATTTTTTGAAGTAGGACTTGTTTTATTAATTCCAATCGTATTTGCTATTTCTAAACAATTAAAAGTTTCTATTCTATATCTTGGAATTCCAATGGCTGCAGCTTTATCTGTAACACACGGCTTTTTACCACCACATCCGGGACCAACTACTATTGCAGGTGAATTTGGTGCTGACCTTGGTGAAGTATTACTTTACGGTTTCATTATTGCTATTCCAACTGTTATTATTGCTGGACCTTTATTTACTAAACTTGCTAAAAAAATGGTGCCTGCATCATTTACAAAAACTGGGGATATTGCCTCATTAGGTGAACTGAAAACATTTAAACTAGAAGACACACCTGGATTTGGCATCAGTGTTTTTACTGCAATGCTTCCTGTAATCTTAATGTCAATTGCTACAATTTTAACTTTACTTCAAAAAACTATGGGATTTGCAGATAGTACTTTCCTAGCCATTATCCGTTTTGTTGGTGGTGCATCTCCTGCAATGGTAATCTCTTTATTAGTTGCTATTTATACAATGGGATTGGCAAGAAAAATACCGATCAAAACGGTAATGGACTCTTGTACTGAAGCGATTTCACACATTGGCATGATGCTTTTAATCATTGGGGGCGGCGGTGCCTTCAAACAAGTTTTAATAAATGGTCATGTAGGTGATTATGTAGCCGAATTATTTAAAGGAACTAATATTTCACCAATTCTACTAGCATGGATTATTGCAGCGATCCTACGTATTTCATTAGGTTCTGCAACCGTTGCAGCACTAACAACTGCTGGATTAGTTATTCCGATGTTAGGTCAATCTGATGTAAACTTAGCATTAGTTGTATTAGCAACTGGTGCTGGTAGCTTAATCGCTTCACACGTAAACGACGCTGGGTTCTGGATGTTTAAGGAATACTTTGGACTAAGTATGAAAGAAACCTTCGCAACATGGACACTGCTTGAAACCATCATCTCTGTAAGTGGTCTAGTATTTATCTTATTTATAAGCTTATTCGTATAA
- a CDS encoding GntR family transcriptional regulator — protein MIEGTELLYPQKWLSKASTGDRVTYELRMRIISGLIESGTILSENKLAADFNVSRSPIREALKILASENIIRLERMGAVVIGLTEKEIEEIYDVRLLIETFVFERLDKQDSTELVKELSKILEMMKIAIKYKDADEFSYQDVLFHETIIRAINHSYIMMIWNNAKPVMEAFILLSMRARLKEKYEDFSRIIENHQLYIEAIKTKNRDLMIQSLHQNFDDVQGKVEDLWMSQQMLSKGVVQEND, from the coding sequence ATGATAGAAGGAACAGAATTACTGTATCCCCAAAAATGGCTCTCAAAAGCTTCTACAGGTGACCGTGTAACATACGAACTCAGAATGCGTATTATTTCTGGTTTGATTGAAAGCGGTACCATATTATCAGAAAATAAGCTAGCTGCTGATTTTAATGTAAGCCGATCTCCTATTCGTGAGGCATTAAAAATACTAGCGTCTGAAAATATCATTCGATTAGAAAGAATGGGTGCAGTGGTCATTGGTTTAACAGAGAAAGAAATTGAAGAAATATATGATGTGCGATTACTGATAGAAACCTTTGTGTTTGAACGACTTGACAAGCAAGACTCAACTGAGTTAGTTAAAGAATTAAGTAAGATCCTTGAAATGATGAAAATCGCAATCAAATACAAGGATGCTGACGAATTCTCCTATCAAGATGTGTTATTCCATGAAACCATCATACGGGCAATCAATCATTCCTATATCATGATGATTTGGAATAATGCAAAACCTGTTATGGAGGCATTCATTCTTTTATCGATGCGCGCACGATTAAAGGAAAAATACGAAGATTTCTCACGCATTATTGAAAATCACCAACTTTATATTGAAGCCATCAAAACTAAGAATAGAGACCTCATGATTCAATCTTTACATCAAAACTTTGATGATGTTCAAGGTAAGGTAGAAGACCTTTGGATGTCGCAACAAATGCTATCTAAAGGAGTAGTGCAAGAAAATGACTAG